The window ACTCTCAATGATCaaatttcacccaaaatgatatatgatgaggaaattatttgtgatgttatatgctaaaattatttacattgaGGGAGCTGAATGATATTACgtgtttaaatgatttatgaaagATATATGCTTACGAGTTTTTACGCCAGCTTATTTTaactaaaaatatgatttttaaatacatTTGCATGCATaattttacttgttatttacggtttggacgtgctgagtcattagactcattaGGTTTGAATTGTcgcaggtgaggatgatttcAGGGAGGCGCTGATGTTTGAGTGGATCGGGTCTAAAAGTACACTCCCGAAAGACTTATCTATTCCGCATTAGTTTAAGATTTAAGATTTTAgagtaaatatttttatgattacttatttaaagattttatgctttattttgaagtttagtcgttggattattttaaaattgactTATGTTGGATGGTTTTGAAGTTaaagtttacaaaaaaaaaaaaatttattccatagtatttatttaaaatttaaaattaaaagtaaggGATATTTCAAACATAAAGCACTAAAAAGgacactgcactcccactaactttttTGTACACACATGTTCCCTCAGGATTTTTAGcaaaaccaaattccttgaTAGTGTTGTCAAATCTGAGGTTTTAACTTCTTGACGCCTTCTtaagaccatatattgatctttgaagtttgcacacTTTATGCTCACTGCCTTCTGACGTGTATCTCAAAGGTTGTGTCATATAAATATCTTCTTTAATGTCTCAATTGAGGAATGTtttctttacatccatttgtcataattcatagtcataccatgttgttatggctagtagtattttaATGGACTTAAACACAGCAACTGGTGAGAAAGATTCCTTatagtcaattccttgcctttgagtataaccttttaaaatcaatcttgccttgaaggtcaataccttcccatccaccCCAAGATTTTTATTTTAGATCCATTTGCGTCCTATTAGAATGATTCTCTCAGGTGGATCAACTAATGTcgagacttggtttgaatacatagagccTATTTCAGGCTGGATGGCTTCAAGTCATTTGgataatcagtatcagatatcgCTTCTTTgaagttcattggatcacatccatcaTGGCCTTATTCATGAATAAGCATATATCTAGCAGGTGCTCTAAAAATCCTATCAGAATTTCTAGGTGCGTGTAATTCAACTACTGGCTGTTGTGGATTAGTTCAACTTCTACAGTTGAGAGAGTATATTGAATTTATTCGTGTTCTATAATATCacattttctatctaatagaaattccttctcTAAAAAAGTgaaatttcttgaaacaaacacttttgcttcctTGGGACAATCAGAAATAGTATCAAATAGAAATATTGGATATCTCACAAAGTATCAAAAAATGAATCTACAATCCAATTTGTCTATTACTATCTGCTTTATGTAAGTAGGACATCTCCATATtttcatgtaagaatatttgagatttttcccatccatatcttataggtgttttatccactgatTTTGTATGAACATTATTCAATATTGCctcagtttcaagcgcaaatccCCAAAATggtgtaggcaattcagtgaatcccatcatagatgAACCATGTCTATCAAAGTTCGATTACAATGTTCAGAACACCATTCAATCGTGGTGTTcttggtggagtccactgtgagagaatcttaTTCAATTTTAGATAATCCAAGAATTCAGTACTCAAGTATTCTTCACCTCGATTATATCGAAGTGTCTTAATATTCCTTTATAATAGTTTTTCTACTtctgatctgaattctttgaacttttcaaatgcttcagatttgtttCTCATCAACTAGATATACACATACCTCGAATAATCATTAGTAAAGGTAATAAATTATGATTGCACTttttttgtgctaacacttagcgggccacagaCGTCTGTGTGGATTagatccagtagaccatgtgcactATAAAGGGTTGTAATTCGTATTTGCATTTTTACGGAATGATCAAAAATATTTCTAAGTAAATAATttacctcattcataaaataagtATATAAATAggtttaactttaaaataacagcggaagtaaatattgtatttcaaaACAACTACTTAAAAATAACCCAACATATAAAAATCTGAATTTGAACATAAAAAgatgaataaactgaaacatgaggtcctcgggttcctactactgctgacccaagctagctcactggtctccgccctcagtctcgacctcatcagtgcCTATAACAattaagtctagtgagtctaaagactcaacatgcatatatcgtgaataacgagtaaatatatcataaaatcgcatgcaacgtaaaaatatcattCCGTAAAGCATAAGGTGAAAATCGAGTCATGAGTAaatataaatacgtgcatatctgaaaatcgtacgtaaaatatttgctcgatagagacctgtcataaaatattatatcgaGATTTTTctagtagagataatgtttcaatgcaagtggcccataacataacatgaacgtctgatcagactagaccacaatatactgggcggtagagatcaccacagcccttggactggatgtccgtacgcatacataatcgtaaaccggtcgtaagtcactggGTGGAGAgatcccataagcgtgaggtggccacaacacatatcgcatatatctcaaagtaaacattttatattttatgcacgtaatataattataactctTATTTTATCGGGAAAGTTGGATCGTTTCCAGGCTTGCTACGACCTAATCCTAATATGAGACACATGGAAATAATCTCAACTTGACACAAACTTCATACTCgacccaaaaacgagacaaatgAGACCAACAACCTATTTTCCAACCATGGCTTCGCACCAACCTGAACCAACATTGAACCATTGtttagccatgattaaaatacacctaacatAATGAAATAATATCCCTAAGAATTTTAATACACGAAAAATAGTGAATGGAGGcaaaaatcatgaaacgctctttcgagagtcactttggcacattgcaccgtaaattctcgtacgacctctaaactcaaccaaatcacgaacggccaaaaaacTTTCATAACTCATtggggtactgtccagtccaaggccatagccTAAAAAcaaaccaagaactcgaacaagGCCCCTGAACCGAAGCGAGACTGCTGTCAAAAAGCAGTGGCAGCAGCTGTGCTTATATCGTGTAGTTTATGAAACTAATGGCTGTTAGGCTTGAACCACCGATCAGAGTCTCCTACCAACATCCTgaggtgtggcttgaaccatggctaagggcactaggccaaccacaatccaagcaaaTACTTAGGACAACCTAAAGCTCCAACCGAGAGCACCGAAATTCTGGACTGTGTAATGTATTGAAATGTTTAGCTGTCTTGTATCGTTCCGGAGGCCATATGCTCGACAATGGCTCAATCCAGACATGATGAGGTATtttgtgaaccatggctaagggataAAAGCCAATCACAATCCACCCAAACCCCAAAAAAAACCGAGAGCTTCCCTCGCACAGAAAATGGAAAATCGTAGAGCACTTGTTTTGTTGTTGTAAAATTTTGATGGGTTCAtgaaccaagccttgaaagaccaacttggtcacgttctagacatgctaagggagggtcctaaccatggttacaggccctGGGCCAACCAAGGTTTGAACATCCACCTTAGACAACCAAATAACCAAAAATTGTGACTCAAACTTGCAACCATGGGAAGGTTTGCTGTCAAGTCCTTAGCTTGAGTGCATGGGCTTAACTCAATGAACCAACATTACCCTAACACCCTCTAAtacatgcctagatgcagccCGGAGTGCCTGGAACTGACCGATTTCCTGTAACCAACAAAACAACTCAACCGTGAGTTACAAAGCAAGTGGCCAAGAAGTCCTGTAcagaatttctttgcaagttgctgtcaaaattttgttttgttCCTTGAATCATGAACATATAgtggtttaaaaatatctataggacttgattgaagaagaaaaaaacaatatatacatttcCGGAAATCGGTTTTGGAGAAAACAAACCAATATGACAAACACGGCGCAGCGGAGTCGGAGTTGTATTTTTCTTTCTTAAATTTCCTGCTGCTAATGCACGATTTCTAGCTGTTGCTTACTCTGAAAATTTCGAAGGTAGGTTGGGTGAAAAGGCTAGGTAATGAAGGTGAAGGTACAAATGAAGATTTTGATTGGCAAATTCATTCTTTCTATCCTTGTTGCTCGAGGGATATGGAATAATGTGCTAGATTAGTGGATTGAGGAGAATTAGGTGGGTGATGACCGAAATTTTCTGTCTAAATGCAaggtaaaatattgcttaaatcttgattttgaattcttaaagttttaaacacccattatgtattttagtgaattaacaaattaaattaggttgaaaaaatttcttgcatggcatggcttggtctttaaaattaattattagaaTGTTAGGttataatttcttgaatatattaggcctagattaatttatcccaattGGTTGCACGTTTTAATTTTGGCTTTTAACTAAATATTGGACATagaagaacttatttagtaACTTAAATCCAATTAGCTTAATAAATCTTAGAAACATTCtttatcattaaaataaattaaattttggaatattttcttattattaattttatctcAATTCTCCAAACTCTAGTCCTGCCTCgcgtatttaactgaaaagataaaaactaaacCTCTgcgtttaaaataaataatcatgacttaacaaatttttaaatgaattaaaccctatcatatatatataaaaagaataaaaattgttttaatttaaataataatatttatgcatgacttatacgtaatctgattttttgGGTTCTACATGCACGTTCCACATTTTTACTACATGGAGTCTTAGTCATTTTTTCTTTAGACAAGATtcacaagtaggtagagaatttatgtctgacgagtcaaacaaaccttctcccactagtttgtgcttccttctttgggaaatatgacaTAGTCTAGtgtgccatatttgtgcgggatttcgatcatttaattttcttttgtttgttgttgttttcatTTGTGCTTGGATATTGTTCAATGAAATAgctttaattttaagttatctaaattttttaataattcgtCGGTTCCCAGGAAAGATTCATTCTTGCAAATATCACCTTtatcaaaaacacaaaaataatcatccctatcaagcatagaattataaataatatttttaaccaaCTCAGGAACATATAAAACTTCtctcaaaagtaacttaaaattattgtttaAAATAAAGTAACATCTCCAATGGCAGTTGCAACAATCCTTGCTCTATTTCCTAGTCTCAGAAATGTTTCTTCATCTCTAAGTCTCTTGTTTCTTGCCATCACAtgcaaatcattgcatagatgagaacTACATCCGGTATCCGATACTCAAGAAGAAGAATTAGTTGAGACATTTATTTCAATGTAAAACATACCATGGTCAGAACGCTTCTGGGCTAGATACTCTGTGCAGTTACGCATCCAATGTCTAGGCTTGTTGCAGTGGAAACAGATATGTTAAGGCTTGTCGGGATTTGTGAGCCCCTGAGTGGGCTTATTGTATGGCTTTTTATTAGGCCGGTTCTTCTTGGGTGGGGCATAATGCCTCTTCCCTCTATTTTGGGCCCCTTTTCGTACCGAACGACGAGTACACCACAAGAACATGCTTTTTTTCTTGATTGTTGCCTCATAAATAGTAAGCATgttgaccaactcttcaagggtggCCTCAAGCTTATTCATATTAAAATTGACCATGGATCCATCGAACGAGAGGGGCAGTGACAGCAAGAGAATATCGATCGAGATCTCACTAGAAATAATCACGTCATGTCCCACCAACTTCTCAAAGGGCCCAATCATCCTAACACCATGTTCATGGGCCAAAGTCTCATCTCGCAGACGTGTATTCATGAATTCTTTAATAGTAGCATGTTTTTTTGAGCGAGTTTGTACGCCATACAACTCTTTCAGATAAAGGTGAACGTCAGCAGCATTCACCGTCTTCTCGAACCTCCTTttcagttcatttgacatagaagctaACGTGTAGCTtttagcttgaagatcatggtcCCACCATTTCTCAAGCTTAGCCAACTCAATCTCACTGGCGTTCGAAGGTGGTTTCCTCAGTGGCTTCTTATCAAGAACATACATAATCTTTTTCGAGTTCAGTTAACCTGATCATTATAGTTATGGCCAGTCAACTTGTTTTGGTTTAGAATGATTGAAAGTGGGTTACGAGACGTCAATGTAAATATAATGAAAACGAAAACAGATAATAATtactaattattttaaaataattttaagatataaaatatggatttttattttataaatttcccTCCCGCCATTTTGACATTTTCAACaacctctgatgaaaaagagaaatcatATTTCTTTAGTGAGCATGCAAGTCCAAATTAGGCAATTATGattccgaataatatcagccgattataatttttaaaaggtAGAATctaattgcatccctatgcaacatCTCCGTGTTTCACCTTATGTTTGATAATGATAtcgttggaaacttaattttggttgtttgacaaactaagtgtttaatttattggactaactgatcaTACTTAAATCAACTGACAGTTgtctaactgaagattaatgcacAGTTTATCGAAGGAaactgaaaccagctgaactgaacttacgaagacaactgactgatcagttggtatattcagttgtgaGGCTACCAGCGATTGCTTATCAGCTGAtcattcagctgtacacgtcatcagttgtcGAAAAGAACATTAAACCGACAAGAGTACAAAGGTGACTGCAactcgtagtggaacgccgcatttcagagttaCAGTATATGAATGTTAgaggaatattgacgtggcaatcaacgggtataaagattcaaattatatttaatgttaccattgaagagaagcctataaataggtgagtaGTAAGAAAATATCGATCTATCTATTCTCTCAAGCTTGTTGTTATCCTGCTAAAATTATCGCTCTTACTAAAGAAtcaaaaagctcacacttattatatttatttgtagCATTTGAGGCTACTTTTCGAGCATATAAGCACAaactgttttattttttatttgatcttgtgatagaatgggtgacgtaggagtaattcgaatctctgaacatccataaatctttgtgtgttcttacttcagttatttatcatatctttcagtcagtttatttccgcaactgttaTCAGTTAAATTGATTGTCACAGACTGACAAGATTCCTAGTTTTCagtttgtcacaaaactgacaaTTCATTTGAAAAGATTATAAAATCGTGAGTGTTTGTTCAACCTCCCTTCTAAACACATCTCAACCAatcaatcgatcctatcaactggtatcagagcagttgaatcttgtctcAGAATACTCTTATTCACAAAGCTTATCAACATGTCTTTATTCAATAAAATATAGATGTTTACCAGAGAAAattttgacgactggaaaaTCATAATGcatgctcatttagctgcacaataTGACGACATGTGGCATGTCATTACTGATGGTCTCATGAAGATCCTAAAATCAAATACAGTagttgccattactgatggggcacctcatcgcctagaaaagcccagagaaaatggacaactgaggacaagagaaaagcCAACCTAGATAATGTGGCTAAGGATATCTTatacaaaacgctggataaagtcacttttaacaaatcaagatgtgcaaaatTGGCAAAAAGATATGGGAGAAACTGATCCAGCTGTGTGAATGAAACGAGCAAACAAAATAGAACAAGCTATCAGTTGTtgttcagaaatttgacaacatCAAGATGAAGGCAGGAGAATCCATGCACGAATATGATGAGAGGATCAGTGGTATTATCAATgagctgaatgcacttggaaaattGTAATTGAATAAAGAAGTGGCACTAAAGGTGGTAAGAGGTCTTCTCAAAGAATgagatgtcaagaccatggaaatgagagaGTCAAAGGATCCTAATTAACAAAGTCGaacttcatgacttgtttgctgatctAAAGACTTACGAGTTTTAACTAcaaaccagagaaggagaaccttctACACCAGCTGCCACAATTTCTTTAACTACTGTCAGActtgaaccaactggttcagttgacaaatctactgatcaattgagcaatgatgct is drawn from Primulina eburnea isolate SZY01 chromosome 10, ASM2296580v1, whole genome shotgun sequence and contains these coding sequences:
- the LOC140842949 gene encoding uncharacterized protein, coding for MYVLDKKPLRKPPSNASEIELAKLEKWWDHDLQAKSYTLASMSNELKRRFEKTVNAADVHLYLKELYGVQTRSKKHATIKEFMNTRLRDETLAHEHGVRMIGPFEKLVGHDVIISSEISIDILLLSLPLSFDGSMVNFNMNKLEATLEELVNMLTIYEATIKKKSMFLWCTRRSVRKGAQNRGKRHYAPPKKNRPNKKPYNKPTQGLTNPDKP